One Synechocystis sp. LKSZ1 genomic window, CACCCAACATAAATCGATATAATTATGGATCTCTACTGACGATTCTAGGCCTGACCTGTCCTAATTTTTAAGCTATGACCAGTGACCTCCTGCGTGAGCTGAGCCAAGCGGTACAGCAACGTCGTAACTTTGCGATTATTTCCCACCCCGACGCGGGTAAAACGACCCTCACGGAAAAACTTCTGCTCTACGGCGGGGCCATTCACCAAGCGGGATCGGTCAAGGCCCGTCAAGCCCAGCGCAAGGCCACCTCTGACTGGATGGAAATGGAACAACAGCGGGGGATTTCCATTACATCTACCGTGCTCCAGTTTGCCTATCAGGATTTTCAGATTAATCTCCTCGATACCCCTGGCCACCAGGATTTTAGTGAAGATACCTACCGGACGCTGGCGGCGGCGGACAATGCGGTGATGCTGGTGGATGTGGCCAAGGGCCTAGAACCCCAAACCCGCAAGCTATTTGAAGTTTGTCGGCTCCGTTCCCTACCCATTTTTACCTTTGTTAATAAGCTAGACCGTCCCGGCCGCAGTCCCCTGGAATTGCTCGATGAAATTGAACAGGAACTCGACCTGCCCACCTACGCTGTCAACTGGCCCATCGGCATGGGCGACCGCTTTAAAGGCCTGTTCGACCGTCATACCCAAAAAATTCACCTCTTTGAACGACGGGCCCATGGCAGCCAGGCCGCTTCGGAAACCATCGTCAGCTTAGAAGATCCCGACATTGAAACGATTCTTGAGCCCGACCTCTACGCCCAACTGCTAGAGGAACTGGAAATGCTCCAGGAATTGGGGGGAGAATTGGATCTGGCCCAAGTCCATGCCGGTAAGATGACGCCGGTATTCTTTGGCAGTGCCATGAGTAACTTTGGGGTGCAATTGTTCCTCGATAACTTTTTGCACTACGCCCTCCAGCCGGGTGGCCGCCATTCCTCCCTCGGCGTGCTAGAGCCGACCTATCCTGAATTTACGGGCTTTGTCTTTAAACTCCAGGCCAATATGGATCCCAAACACCGAGACCGGGTGGCCTTTGTACGGGTTTGTACTGGCAAATTCGAGAAGGATATGACCGTCAGCCATGCCCGTACCGGCAAAACCGTCCGTCTTTCCCGGCCCCAAAAGCTCTTTGCCCAAGACCGGGAATCCATTGAAGAGGCCTATCCGGGGGATGTGATCGGCTTAAACAATCCTGGGGTCTTTGCCATTGGCGACACTATCTATATCGGTCAAAAACTGGAATACGAAGGCATTCCCTGCTTTTCCCCAGAACTCTTTGCCTACCTCAAGAATCCCAACCCGTCCAAGTTCAAGCAATTTCAAAAGGGCATTCAACAGTTACGGGAGGAAGGGGCCATTCAAATTATGTCTTCCCTGGATGAATTTCGTCGGGAACCGATTCTAGCGGCCGTGGGCCAGTTGCAGTTTGAAGTGGTGCAATTCCGTCTGCTCACCGAGTATGGGGTGGAAACCCAACTGGAACCCCTGGGCTATAGTCTGGCCCGTTGGGTCGCTGGTGGCTGGCCAGCCCTGGAGAAGGCGGGACGCATCTTCAATACCCTGACGGTGAAGGACAATTGGGAGCGTCCGGTGCTGCTATTTAAAAATACCTGGAATCTTCAGCAGGTAATAGGGGATCATCCCGATCTGCAATTAACCGCCGTGGCCCCGGTGGGCTCCGGCCTGCAACCCCTCGCAGTGGCGGGAGGACAATAAGATGCCTCGTCGGCCCTTGAAAATAACGCTTCCGAAAGGTCGTTCCGGGCCGATTAATGGCAAATTGACTCTGATGTTGTTGGCCATGATTTTAGGCCCTTTGACCCTCTGGGGGACGACCCATTCATTCAACCTGACGATGATGGCCCTGAGCACCTTTGCCTTGGCCTATGTCAGCAAGGGCCTGCGTCGTCGGATGGCAACGGGAGGCCAATCCTCTCGACAAAATTAATTTCGTAAACAACCAGAACCAAAATCAAAGCCAAAGCCAGATTAATACTTTAAGAAATTCTAAAAAGTCTACGTTGGCTTCCTAACGACCAAACTTTATGCCCCTGCCTGCTTAGATGGTAATTGTGACTGAACAAAGTTGTATCCATGATCAAATTGTGCAATCATTCGACAGTTAAATTGTTTAAGTTCATCAATGATATCTGGACTATCAAAGTCTTTGGAGTTTCGATTTAAAAAGCAAGCCTGCTCTGGCAAATTCTGTCGTAAATGGGTAATAACTGATGCATATACAAGGGCGTCCTGGGGTGTTAAGTCGTAAGTCGTTTCATAGGAGGCAGCTTCCCTCAATATATTGGCATTGAGTTCAACAATTTCTCCAACATTAAGAAGACGATCGCGACATTGAACAAAACGATGCCTTTCTTCCTCGTTACTCTGAATCATCAAGCTAGCAATATCCTGAATGCTCTTGATACGACTGGCATAAGAGGCTGTGCGTAAAAGCTGACGCAACTCGGCATCCAACGACTGTTGGAGTTCTCGACGGTTTCGTGCTTGGCGGCTCAGTTTCTCATGCGGTTCAGCAAGGCTATAAGCTGGAACGATAAGCTTTACGTTTCCTACTTCACAAAGTTGTAAAATCTGTTCACAACTTGAACACTGCTCTTGCCCAAAGGTTAGCTCTAGAACAAAGTTTGTCTCAACATAAATATTCACGCAACCGCCTCATACTCAAGTGCTCCTCCAACCAAGGCAGTATAAAGTCCTGACTCAATTAACCATTGTTGGGACGCATCAAGGCTCTCAGGCAATTGATTAGAATGAATTATTTCTCCAAGCCAAGTGGCAACGATGAGTTCTAGACTTGCTCCACTGATTTGGTCAGCAGTTACACCTGCCCGCTCCAAGTAGGGTTGAAGAATTGGGGATGCATCAATAGTGTAGGTTGGTTCGCTCTGATCGTGATAAGCCTCCGCCTTAGACCATAGGTAAAATTTATCTGGAAAAACCATCAAAAAATATGGAGCTTTCGGAAAAGTTCCATGCGCTAGAATATTTCGACGTAGCTTTGTGGCCCACTCTGGCGATACGTTAGTTTTGCGCTTGATCTCAACGACAAGCGTTAGTTGACCGTTACGATTATCAACGGACAAGTCCCAACGAGCATTAGGTCTCATACCCATAATTTAGATTTGCCTGCGAAATCGCTACCCACTATTGAAGGCTTATATCATTGTAATGCTAGCTTCCAACCAATGGATTTTCAGGCATGTCCTCATCGAGATCTCATGCCCTCTGGGGGACGACCCATTTGTTCAACCTGACGATGATGGCCTTGAGCACTTTTGCCCTCGCCTATGCCAGCAAGGGCCTACGTCGTCGTATAGCGGCCGGTAGCCAATCCTCCCGGCAAAATTAATTTTCGTGAACAATCAGAACCAAACCTAAAAGGTAAGTACATACTCAAAGGGAGTTAATCCCTTAGAACTTACCATGACTGATTTTTCCCCTCAATGCCAATCACTGAGAGAACAGGTCAATCAACTCCTCGAACTGTTAGCTCAAGAACCCACCCTACGCACCCAGCAGAATATCAGCACGATTGAAACCTCCCTGAGCAAGGCCCTTTCACCCCGTTTTGAAATTGTCTTTGCCGGGGCCTTTAGTGCGGGCAAATCAATGCTCATCAATGCACTGTTAGAAAGAGAACTGCTCTACAGTGCCGAGGGCCATGCCACCGGAACCGAGTGCTACATCGAATATGCTGAACCGAGCCAAGAGCGTGTCGTCCTTACTTTCCTGAGCGAGACTGAAATTCGAGAACAGGCCCTGGCCCTCTGTCAGCGTCTGCAACTCCGGGGTGATTTTAATATCAATCAACCGGAGGCCATCAAACGCCTCAATGAGGCCTGCACTAAAATCATTGACGATGAGGGAGGAGAAAGCAAATCCGACCGAGCCAAACAGGCTAAGGCCCTGCTGTTACTATTGGAAGGCTTTAGCCAAAACCGGGAACGAATCCAGACCCTGGGAAATGCCACCTTCTCGATGGAGCAATTGAACTTTTCCAATCTCAGTGAAGCCGCCAGCTTTGCCCGCCGGGGGGCCAACAGCGCCGTCCTCAAACGCTTAGATTACTTTTGTCACCATTTCCTCTTAGCCGATGGCAATGTCCTGGTGGATCTACCGGGGATCGATGCCCCCGTTAAGAAAGATGCGGAGTTGACCTATCGCAAGATTGAGCACCCTGATACTTCGGCGGTGGTCTGTGTTCTAAAACCGGCGGCGGCGGGCGATATGACCACAGAAGAAACGGATTTACTAGAACGAATTCGCAAAAACCCCGGTATTCGGGATCGGGTTTTCTACGTCTTTAACCGCATTGATGAAACCTGGTATAACACCCAACTCAGGCAACGACTAGAAAGTTTGATTCAATCCCAGTTTCGAGACAGTGCCCGTGTCTATAAAACCAGTGGTCTGCTCGGTTTCTATGGTAGTCAAATTAAGCATACCAACGGTGGCAATCGCTTTGGCCTGGACTCCATTTTTGCGGAAAGCGTAAAGGGAATGGGGGGATTAGAGGAAACGCCTCAATTTGTCAGTGAGTTTAATAACTACTGTGCCAACTCCGGCAAACTCCTGGCCCGGACAGAATTCAAAGTTTCGGTGAATGGCTACGAAACCCCGAATGAAAACTATGTGCGGATTTTAGCAGATTGGGGCCAACCCTTGATCAACCAACTGATCCATGACAGTGGCATTGAAACCTTCCGGGAAGCCATTACGCGCTACCTCACGGATGAAAAATACCCTGAACTGTTCACCCATCTGGCCCACGACCTCCAGCCGCTTTGCATCCTGCTCCGCAAATTTTACCTGGACAATTATCGAGAGTTGGATAGTCAACCTCGGGAAATCGAGGCGATGAAGGTGCAGGAACTCACTCGCTTAAACCAGGAAATTCAGGCCCTGGGGGCGCAGTTCAAAGACTTCATTGCGGAGCAAGTCAATAACATCGTGATCAATGCCGATCCTGAATTTGATGAAGATTTCCTGAAGCTCAAGGCCCGCATGATTACCCATCTCGATGAGTTGATTAGCACCTTTTCGGTGATAGATGCCTATAGCCGTTCAACTAAGAATCATCCTCGCAATACTATTGCGCCCTTTATCGCTGTTTTAGTCGAGGCTTTGTATTACTTAGCCAATAAGCTAGAGGATACATTAATTGCGGGTGTAGAGGTCATTGTCGCCAACTTCTTCCAACGCTTATCTAAACGATTGCGTTCAGCGGATTGTTACCGCAATATTTATCGTCTGCTAGGCAATGATGGCGGTATTGAAACTCACTTACAACAGCTCGAAGATCAGGTCAATAAGGCCTTAATTCAAGCGGCCCGAACCGAATGCGACCGCTACGTGCGGGAAAGTCCTCGTTTTTATGATGAAGGTACATTTTCGATCTATCAATTTCGGCAAACCCTACAACAGGCCAGCCAAGGCTATGATGCCCAGGCCATGGTGGATGCAGAGCCGGCTATTCGCCAATTACTGAAGCTCGATTTTGAGCCCAAGGTTTTTGATACTGTCCGCAAACACTTTCGGCAGACAATTAACAATGGCATAAAAACCCATCTATTACCGATGACCGATAAGCAAGCCGATAATCTACTACAACAGTACGATGTTGCCCGGGCCTATCTAGAAAAAACCCTAGAGCAAGAAGCAGAGGAAAAAATTGCCCGTAATTCTCGTTTACAGAGTGAAATCAAGCAAAAAATGGATCTCTATGAGCAGAGCGTCACGGGAATTAATGAATGCTTGAAATCAATGCAGTTGACCTTCCAGTTACCGGGAATTATTGCCTCAGATTTAACGGAAGTAGTTCCTGCGTTACCAGAAACTTCTGTTGAAGCAGGAGAATTAGCTGGTTAACTAATTATTTTGTAAACTATGAGAGGGTAGCTTGATAGAATAGTTACCCTCTTAATTTCAGGTTTTATCAAGGTAATCAACTATGGAAATAAAATATGATAGCTATCTTGATAGCTTGCAAGACGATGATATTATTGAACAACCACAGGTGATCGAGCAAACGTATGATCATCGCCGTAATGATAAATATCGTAACGAAGTTGTTTACCGAGGTGCATTATTTAAAGCACAAGATGTAAAGCAAAAAATAAGTGGTGTATTTACATCACTGATTCCATATCAATTTTCTTGTCGATTGGATGTCAATAATAAAGAGGTCAATGGTTACTTTTATAAGCCGGACAAATTATTTGGTGAAGGATTGCAGTGTCGTATTTTAAGGTCTAACTCTGAAGGGTGGAAGTCTGGAAAAATAAAAGTGAATGTAAATATCAGTATTGAGTTTATTCCTGATGAACCTGAAATAACTGAACCAGAATCGCCTCTAGATGAAATTCGCCGTGAAATTAGCCGATTACAGCAGTAATCAATTATTCATATCAGGGAGAATAAGCAATGAAACTCGAATATAATGAATATCTTACTAACCTTCAAAATGATGATGTCTTACGACAAGGGGAACAACTCTATCTGATAGAGAGGATCAAGAATGCTTT contains:
- the prfC gene encoding peptide chain release factor 3 — translated: MTSDLLRELSQAVQQRRNFAIISHPDAGKTTLTEKLLLYGGAIHQAGSVKARQAQRKATSDWMEMEQQRGISITSTVLQFAYQDFQINLLDTPGHQDFSEDTYRTLAAADNAVMLVDVAKGLEPQTRKLFEVCRLRSLPIFTFVNKLDRPGRSPLELLDEIEQELDLPTYAVNWPIGMGDRFKGLFDRHTQKIHLFERRAHGSQAASETIVSLEDPDIETILEPDLYAQLLEELEMLQELGGELDLAQVHAGKMTPVFFGSAMSNFGVQLFLDNFLHYALQPGGRHSSLGVLEPTYPEFTGFVFKLQANMDPKHRDRVAFVRVCTGKFEKDMTVSHARTGKTVRLSRPQKLFAQDRESIEEAYPGDVIGLNNPGVFAIGDTIYIGQKLEYEGIPCFSPELFAYLKNPNPSKFKQFQKGIQQLREEGAIQIMSSLDEFRREPILAAVGQLQFEVVQFRLLTEYGVETQLEPLGYSLARWVAGGWPALEKAGRIFNTLTVKDNWERPVLLFKNTWNLQQVIGDHPDLQLTAVAPVGSGLQPLAVAGGQ
- a CDS encoding PIN domain-containing protein, whose protein sequence is MNIYVETNFVLELTFGQEQCSSCEQILQLCEVGNVKLIVPAYSLAEPHEKLSRQARNRRELQQSLDAELRQLLRTASYASRIKSIQDIASLMIQSNEEERHRFVQCRDRLLNVGEIVELNANILREAASYETTYDLTPQDALVYASVITHLRQNLPEQACFLNRNSKDFDSPDIIDELKQFNCRMIAQFDHGYNFVQSQLPSKQAGA
- a CDS encoding dynamin-like GTPase family protein yields the protein MTDFSPQCQSLREQVNQLLELLAQEPTLRTQQNISTIETSLSKALSPRFEIVFAGAFSAGKSMLINALLERELLYSAEGHATGTECYIEYAEPSQERVVLTFLSETEIREQALALCQRLQLRGDFNINQPEAIKRLNEACTKIIDDEGGESKSDRAKQAKALLLLLEGFSQNRERIQTLGNATFSMEQLNFSNLSEAASFARRGANSAVLKRLDYFCHHFLLADGNVLVDLPGIDAPVKKDAELTYRKIEHPDTSAVVCVLKPAAAGDMTTEETDLLERIRKNPGIRDRVFYVFNRIDETWYNTQLRQRLESLIQSQFRDSARVYKTSGLLGFYGSQIKHTNGGNRFGLDSIFAESVKGMGGLEETPQFVSEFNNYCANSGKLLARTEFKVSVNGYETPNENYVRILADWGQPLINQLIHDSGIETFREAITRYLTDEKYPELFTHLAHDLQPLCILLRKFYLDNYRELDSQPREIEAMKVQELTRLNQEIQALGAQFKDFIAEQVNNIVINADPEFDEDFLKLKARMITHLDELISTFSVIDAYSRSTKNHPRNTIAPFIAVLVEALYYLANKLEDTLIAGVEVIVANFFQRLSKRLRSADCYRNIYRLLGNDGGIETHLQQLEDQVNKALIQAARTECDRYVRESPRFYDEGTFSIYQFRQTLQQASQGYDAQAMVDAEPAIRQLLKLDFEPKVFDTVRKHFRQTINNGIKTHLLPMTDKQADNLLQQYDVARAYLEKTLEQEAEEKIARNSRLQSEIKQKMDLYEQSVTGINECLKSMQLTFQLPGIIASDLTEVVPALPETSVEAGELAG
- a CDS encoding KGK domain-containing protein, yielding MEIKYDSYLDSLQDDDIIEQPQVIEQTYDHRRNDKYRNEVVYRGALFKAQDVKQKISGVFTSLIPYQFSCRLDVNNKEVNGYFYKPDKLFGEGLQCRILRSNSEGWKSGKIKVNVNISIEFIPDEPEITEPESPLDEIRREISRLQQ